A genomic stretch from Colwellia sp. Arc7-635 includes:
- a CDS encoding DUF1186 domain-containing protein, which produces MNLEQALLVIANAHGNELPVEAIKALKTNWSIFYPDLERLIDQFVADDTSLTDEQNAILFFGTLLCAELKYSDALSKCLQLFSRSDTFLTPIEAVFGDALTELTSTLFYNVADGDTQALSDYIIDGHEAMYCKASAMEAVFAQYEVGTLDKAELIEHVNRWLAAFLAIPGPISSFLISALADSCIDYQLDELKSKFLALCDKSSSDQSFFDEDRFTQKEVKAWNKLDAMTVLESGILQTEFDLTETLQSWVDEDANEDDSILDNFSSDKLDVFDSLMGEGGLLSDILYDENTILENSVPVSSLPTVGRNEPCPCGSGKKYKKCCLQ; this is translated from the coding sequence ATGAATTTAGAACAAGCTTTATTAGTGATAGCTAATGCACATGGCAACGAACTGCCTGTTGAAGCAATTAAAGCACTTAAAACAAATTGGTCAATATTTTATCCTGACTTAGAGCGCCTAATAGACCAATTTGTCGCAGATGATACATCACTAACCGATGAGCAAAATGCTATTTTATTTTTTGGCACCTTACTATGTGCAGAATTAAAATATTCTGATGCTTTATCAAAATGCTTACAGCTATTTTCACGAAGTGACACATTCTTAACGCCTATAGAAGCCGTGTTTGGTGATGCGTTAACCGAATTAACATCAACCTTATTTTATAATGTTGCCGATGGTGATACACAAGCCTTGTCTGACTACATTATTGATGGTCACGAAGCTATGTATTGTAAGGCCTCTGCGATGGAAGCTGTATTTGCCCAATACGAAGTAGGTACACTGGATAAAGCTGAATTAATTGAGCATGTTAACCGTTGGTTAGCCGCATTTTTAGCGATACCTGGCCCAATCAGTAGCTTTTTAATTAGCGCATTAGCTGATTCTTGTATCGATTATCAACTTGATGAATTAAAAAGTAAGTTCCTTGCGTTATGCGATAAATCATCATCTGATCAAAGCTTTTTTGATGAAGACCGATTTACACAAAAAGAAGTAAAAGCTTGGAACAAGCTTGATGCAATGACGGTACTTGAGTCGGGTATTCTTCAAACTGAGTTTGATCTCACTGAGACTTTACAATCTTGGGTTGATGAAGATGCCAACGAAGACGATAGCATACTAGATAATTTTTCCAGTGATAAGCTTGATGTGTTTGACTCATTAATGGGTGAGGGTGGTTTACTGTCTGATATTTTGTATGACGAAAATACCATTTTAGAAAACAGCGTACCGGTAAGTTCATTACCAACCGTTGGCCGTAATGAGCCTTGCCCATGTGGTAGTGGCAAAAAGTACAAAAAGTGTTGTTTACAGTAA
- a CDS encoding putative quinol monooxygenase yields the protein MAKLTIVANIIANPNKIELVKSELLKLIDVTRAEAGCINYDLHQDNENPAHFMFYENWETRELWQTHMANQHLADYMAATEGAVEEFILNEMTIIS from the coding sequence ATGGCTAAATTAACAATTGTTGCGAACATTATCGCTAACCCAAACAAAATCGAATTGGTAAAATCTGAGCTATTAAAGTTGATTGATGTTACTCGTGCTGAAGCTGGTTGTATTAACTACGACTTACATCAGGACAATGAAAACCCTGCACATTTTATGTTTTATGAAAACTGGGAAACACGTGAACTTTGGCAAACACATATGGCTAATCAACACTTAGCTGATTACATGGCTGCAACTGAAGGTGCGGTTGAAGAATTTATTTTAAATGAAATGACGATAATTTCTTAA
- a CDS encoding YbhB/YbcL family Raf kinase inhibitor-like protein, giving the protein MKIKNIASLIPVVSITSLILLMSTAVKADTTDEALKLFSPAFLDNQVLPVQFTCEGDGISPPLNWQGVPDDTKSLVLIMDHMPMEHRPNNNPLPLLHKEAITKKPEGLRWYWSVYNIPANVSGIASGASSDVSSNKENEQPVGTFGSNIVNDNNEYAPPCSKGPGLKNYTFHLYALSKMLVLPESKHVSAETLRASMHGFVLASDALTVSFERSCQSRPKPRLDQGSQQDNQQGDHQEAKRHPPSTLPLCEQAKSTTDEDAYSSTSQR; this is encoded by the coding sequence ATGAAAATCAAAAATATTGCTTCCCTTATTCCTGTTGTATCAATAACAAGCTTGATACTACTAATGTCAACGGCAGTTAAAGCCGATACAACCGATGAAGCCCTTAAACTTTTCAGCCCTGCGTTTTTAGATAATCAAGTACTACCGGTTCAATTTACCTGTGAAGGTGACGGTATTTCGCCGCCATTGAATTGGCAAGGTGTACCTGATGATACGAAGTCTTTGGTGCTGATTATGGATCATATGCCTATGGAGCATAGACCTAATAACAATCCACTTCCTTTGCTGCACAAAGAAGCTATAACCAAAAAACCTGAAGGGTTACGTTGGTATTGGAGTGTTTACAATATTCCAGCGAATGTCTCTGGTATTGCATCGGGTGCTAGCTCGGATGTTAGTTCTAACAAGGAAAACGAGCAGCCAGTCGGTACGTTTGGTAGCAATATTGTCAATGATAATAATGAATATGCGCCACCTTGTTCAAAAGGCCCTGGCTTAAAAAACTACACATTTCATCTGTATGCACTTTCAAAAATGTTAGTGCTACCTGAGTCAAAACATGTATCAGCAGAAACTTTACGAGCAAGTATGCATGGTTTTGTCTTGGCTTCTGACGCTTTAACCGTCAGTTTTGAGCGCAGTTGCCAATCGCGACCAAAACCTCGCTTGGATCAAGGCAGTCAACAAGATAATCAGCAAGGTGATCACCAAGAAGCAAAAAGGCATCCACCGTCAACATTACCATTGTGTGAGCAAGCTAAAAGTACAACCGATGAAGACGCTTACTCTAGTACTTCTCAAAGGTAA
- a CDS encoding response regulator transcription factor, with protein MKILLVEDEQKIADFICEGMQTKNFTVTHCADGNQGYEVASKNTFDIIILDIMLPGRDGLDILRSIRQIGIDTPVILLTARNELGDRVQGLEMGADDYLAKPFYVEELNARIQALLRRHAGTQQHVIEVGSLQLDCINRSINYQGQSVELTSREFSLLEYLMRSPNKVLTRGQLLEHVWGYDFDPCTNVVDVCIKRIRRKLTSLESAGKMVGAIESVRGTGYRLSPR; from the coding sequence ATGAAGATATTACTTGTTGAAGACGAGCAAAAAATTGCTGACTTTATCTGTGAAGGCATGCAAACAAAAAATTTCACTGTTACCCATTGTGCAGATGGTAACCAGGGCTATGAGGTAGCGAGTAAAAACACTTTCGATATTATCATTCTCGATATTATGCTTCCGGGTCGTGATGGCTTAGATATTCTTCGCTCTATTCGTCAAATAGGTATCGATACGCCTGTTATTCTTCTGACCGCTCGTAATGAACTTGGTGATCGTGTTCAAGGCCTAGAAATGGGCGCTGACGATTACTTAGCAAAACCTTTTTATGTAGAAGAGCTCAATGCCCGTATTCAGGCATTACTGAGACGACATGCCGGCACACAACAACATGTCATTGAAGTAGGTTCGTTGCAACTTGATTGCATTAACCGCAGCATCAATTATCAGGGGCAATCTGTCGAGCTCACTAGTCGTGAATTTAGTCTGTTGGAATACTTAATGCGCTCGCCAAATAAAGTCTTAACGCGCGGACAATTATTGGAGCATGTTTGGGGCTATGATTTTGACCCCTGCACTAATGTTGTCGATGTGTGCATTAAACGGATTCGCCGTAAACTTACCTCACTGGAAAGTGCAGGGAAAATGGTTGGTGCCATTGAGTCAGTTCGTGGTACAGGTTACCGTTTAAGCCCACGTTAA
- a CDS encoding MacB family efflux pump subunit: MTNALIKLVDVSRSFTAGDNELTVLKDINLQINRGEMIAIIGASGSGKSTLMNILGCLDKPNKGSYFINGEDTSTMGEDELAALRREYFGFIFQRYHLLSDLSALGNVEVPALYANEDKHSRQEKAKQLLTRLGLGDRLDHKPNQLSGGQQQRVSVARALVNGGDVILADEPTGALDSTSGDEMMKLLHELHGDGHTIILVTHDPNIAEFADRVIEIKDGEIISDKAKGNNPSNIEQETYRVANVGKIVEGKVPESANKKAKNKVRERINWSRYFEALKMAIIAMSNNRLRTFLTMLGIIIGIASVVSVVALGAGSQQKIMDNIASMGTNTIEIKPGTGRGDRRSGRVHSLTAEDAKALKTLSFVDSVTPTVRANVAIRYSSETVTGSVQGVGTEYFRVRGYDLAKGQYFGEDSIDALEQVAVIDANTEQVLFADSNALGNVIFLGRLPVRVIGVTKPIESMSGNSDELNVWLPYTTVSGRIFRQDYVNDITVRVDANVSSEMAEQGIIKLLTMRHDTVDFFTINTDTIRKSIEKTSETMTLLISAIAFISLLVGGIGVMNIMLVSVTERTKEIGIRIAVGARQMDILRQFLIEAVLVCFCGGALGIGLAYLVGVIFTYTGSEFQMIYSSTSIIAAFACSTLIGILFGYLPARNAAKLNPIEALSRD, encoded by the coding sequence ATGACTAATGCACTGATAAAACTTGTCGATGTGAGCCGTAGTTTTACTGCGGGAGATAATGAACTTACGGTTTTAAAAGATATTAACTTGCAGATTAATCGCGGAGAAATGATCGCTATTATCGGCGCATCTGGCTCAGGAAAGTCGACACTAATGAACATTCTTGGCTGTCTGGATAAACCAAACAAAGGCAGTTATTTCATCAATGGAGAAGATACTTCCACTATGGGGGAAGATGAACTTGCTGCATTACGTCGTGAATACTTTGGTTTTATTTTTCAGCGTTATCATCTATTAAGTGATTTAAGTGCACTGGGCAATGTCGAAGTACCAGCATTGTATGCCAATGAAGATAAACACTCTCGACAAGAAAAAGCGAAGCAACTGCTTACACGCCTTGGCTTGGGCGATCGTTTAGATCATAAACCAAACCAACTGAGTGGTGGTCAGCAGCAACGTGTTAGTGTCGCCAGAGCTTTAGTTAATGGTGGCGACGTTATTCTTGCCGATGAACCAACTGGAGCATTAGATAGCACCAGTGGCGATGAGATGATGAAGTTGCTTCATGAGCTGCATGGCGATGGTCATACCATTATTTTGGTAACACACGATCCTAATATCGCAGAGTTTGCTGATCGCGTTATTGAGATAAAAGATGGAGAAATTATTAGCGATAAAGCTAAGGGCAATAACCCTAGCAACATTGAACAAGAAACTTATAGAGTCGCTAATGTAGGCAAAATAGTTGAAGGTAAAGTACCTGAAAGTGCTAATAAAAAAGCTAAGAACAAAGTTCGCGAGCGTATTAACTGGTCGCGTTATTTTGAAGCCTTGAAAATGGCTATTATTGCCATGTCCAATAACCGTTTGCGTACATTCCTTACCATGCTGGGGATCATCATTGGTATTGCTTCAGTGGTGTCAGTAGTCGCACTAGGCGCCGGATCGCAGCAAAAAATTATGGATAACATTGCCTCAATGGGGACCAATACCATAGAGATAAAACCTGGAACAGGTCGTGGAGACCGTCGCTCTGGTCGCGTGCATTCACTCACGGCTGAGGATGCCAAGGCGCTTAAAACATTATCATTTGTCGATAGCGTTACGCCAACAGTTAGGGCGAATGTCGCTATTCGTTATTCCAGTGAAACCGTTACCGGCTCGGTTCAGGGTGTTGGCACTGAGTATTTCCGTGTACGGGGTTATGACTTAGCAAAAGGACAATACTTTGGCGAAGACAGCATCGATGCACTAGAACAAGTTGCGGTAATTGACGCGAATACCGAACAAGTACTTTTTGCCGATAGTAATGCACTTGGTAATGTCATTTTTCTAGGCCGACTTCCCGTACGCGTTATTGGCGTGACCAAGCCAATTGAAAGTATGTCTGGCAATAGTGATGAATTGAATGTTTGGTTACCTTATACCACCGTATCTGGTCGAATATTCAGGCAAGATTATGTCAATGACATCACCGTAAGGGTTGACGCAAATGTATCAAGTGAGATGGCAGAACAAGGAATTATTAAATTATTGACCATGCGGCATGACACGGTGGATTTTTTCACTATTAACACTGACACCATACGAAAAAGTATAGAAAAAACATCTGAAACCATGACGTTACTCATTTCTGCTATTGCCTTCATTTCTTTGTTAGTTGGTGGGATTGGCGTCATGAATATCATGTTGGTTTCAGTAACTGAGCGCACGAAGGAAATAGGTATACGCATAGCCGTTGGCGCCAGGCAGATGGATATTTTACGTCAATTTTTGATTGAAGCCGTATTGGTCTGCTTCTGTGGTGGCGCACTAGGTATAGGGCTAGCTTATTTGGTCGGGGTGATTTTCACTTACACAGGTAGTGAATTTCAAATGATATATTCTAGTACATCTATCATTGCCGCTTTTGCTTGCTCGACACTCATAGGTATTCTATTTGGTTATCTTCCAGCCCGTAATGCAGCAAAACTTAACCCTATTGAAGCTCTGTCGAGGGATTAG
- a CDS encoding ATP-binding protein, which yields MKFRTRIFSISILTVSAVLAVIVSLSWSRIMKVELEQLDARLCMEEKRIMDFYLRKERRGNNPLSTFPMASNADNADDWLINDLTQKLRINSASQLMLFVESNESGVLTQSDGVDVQAVISTLNSESEEQFTSADRNGATVLCHLVFFEHNKSQWRASFYHTAQAQSFIAVDVSATTNQLKSTLREALIVVIPFSLLLCVLGAWFITSNTIRPINRLQKSMNMVTKKDLSHRLPEHKADQEFKILIAAYNTMLERLEDSFQQISRFTADAAHELKTPLTVLRGKLEQAVINENVEQLDLNAILDEVGHLSAITRKLLLLSQADAGSMALHLEAINITDLLDELTADMELLSDELVLHCAIEQALIIQGDAVLLRQLLNNVLVNVMRYSLHEKGVTIQAKQNGGQIDVLISNFCLPMSDAVRVKLFERFYRGEPEHMQGLSGSGLGLSLAREIARAHDGDLIIEASDQELFTLRLSLPIAK from the coding sequence ATGAAGTTTCGTACGCGTATTTTTTCTATATCTATCTTAACGGTAAGTGCTGTGCTCGCGGTTATTGTTAGCTTAAGTTGGTCACGTATTATGAAAGTGGAGCTTGAGCAACTTGATGCCCGCCTTTGTATGGAAGAAAAGCGCATAATGGACTTTTATTTGCGTAAAGAACGTCGTGGAAATAATCCGTTGAGCACCTTTCCCATGGCAAGTAACGCAGATAATGCTGATGACTGGCTTATTAATGATTTAACGCAGAAGTTGCGCATTAACTCTGCCAGTCAACTGATGTTATTCGTTGAATCGAATGAATCTGGTGTATTGACGCAATCTGATGGTGTAGACGTTCAAGCAGTAATAAGTACGTTAAACAGTGAGAGTGAAGAGCAATTTACCTCAGCGGATAGAAATGGGGCAACGGTGCTTTGTCATCTTGTTTTCTTTGAACATAATAAAAGCCAATGGCGAGCAAGTTTTTATCATACCGCACAAGCACAAAGCTTTATTGCTGTTGACGTTTCCGCAACCACTAACCAACTAAAAAGTACCTTACGAGAGGCACTTATCGTTGTGATCCCTTTTTCTTTATTACTTTGTGTTCTTGGTGCATGGTTTATTACGAGTAATACTATACGACCGATAAACCGCTTACAAAAATCAATGAATATGGTGACAAAAAAAGACCTTAGCCACCGCTTGCCCGAGCATAAAGCAGATCAAGAGTTTAAAATATTAATTGCTGCATACAATACGATGTTAGAGCGACTTGAAGATAGTTTTCAACAAATTTCTCGCTTTACCGCTGATGCTGCTCATGAACTTAAAACGCCATTGACGGTGCTAAGAGGCAAGCTTGAACAAGCCGTTATCAATGAAAATGTCGAGCAATTAGATCTCAATGCAATTCTTGATGAAGTGGGACACCTGTCGGCCATTACACGAAAGTTGCTACTGCTTTCGCAGGCGGATGCTGGATCGATGGCGCTGCATCTTGAAGCGATAAATATAACCGACTTATTAGATGAATTAACTGCCGATATGGAGCTGTTGTCGGATGAATTGGTGCTGCATTGTGCGATTGAACAGGCCTTAATTATCCAAGGTGATGCTGTATTACTAAGACAGCTGCTAAATAATGTGCTGGTTAACGTGATGCGCTATAGCCTTCATGAGAAAGGAGTCACTATTCAAGCTAAACAAAACGGCGGTCAAATAGACGTGCTTATCAGTAACTTTTGTCTGCCTATGTCAGATGCCGTGAGAGTTAAATTATTCGAACGTTTTTATCGTGGCGAGCCTGAACACATGCAAGGACTGTCGGGCAGCGGCCTTGGCTTAAGTCTAGCGCGAGAAATTGCCCGTGCACATGATGGCGACCTCATTATTGAAGCGAGCGATCAAGAGCTATTTACTCTGCGATTGTCGTTGCCGATAGCTAAATAA
- a CDS encoding LysR family transcriptional regulator, producing the protein MIERIHLEILTAIKEHGTLTKAANSLHLSQSALSHSIKKLEGQVNTQIWQKDGRNLRLTAAGERIQSLANRVLPQFLHTELLLNQIAKGELGSLRIGMECHPCYQWLLRVIEPYLVQWPDIDIDVKQEFQFGALGALLSYEIDVLITPDPLFKPKITYIPVFDYEHRLVVSSSHKLAKQDFVLPEQLSEEVLFSYPVEPMRLDIFSQFLNPAKCSVKKHKIIETTEIMLQMVAAGRGVCALPGWLVDEYSKTMPIKSLGFGEQGISKQIFIGIRKDEQQVDYLNDFITQAKKTK; encoded by the coding sequence ATGATAGAAAGGATTCATTTAGAAATACTAACGGCAATAAAAGAACATGGAACACTAACAAAAGCGGCTAATTCATTACATCTTTCTCAATCTGCATTAAGTCACAGTATTAAAAAACTAGAAGGCCAAGTTAATACTCAGATATGGCAAAAAGATGGCCGAAATCTTCGTCTTACTGCTGCTGGTGAGCGTATTCAATCACTTGCCAATAGAGTATTACCGCAGTTTTTACATACAGAATTATTATTAAACCAGATTGCAAAAGGTGAATTGGGATCGCTACGAATAGGCATGGAATGTCACCCTTGTTATCAGTGGTTACTCCGAGTAATAGAGCCTTATCTTGTGCAGTGGCCAGACATTGACATAGATGTGAAGCAAGAGTTTCAATTTGGCGCTTTAGGCGCATTATTGAGTTATGAAATAGATGTACTTATTACGCCTGATCCACTCTTTAAACCCAAAATAACCTACATCCCCGTTTTTGACTATGAACATAGACTTGTTGTGTCTTCATCTCACAAACTAGCAAAGCAAGATTTTGTCTTACCCGAGCAATTAAGCGAAGAAGTGTTATTTAGTTACCCTGTTGAGCCAATGAGGCTCGATATTTTTAGCCAATTTCTTAATCCAGCAAAGTGTTCAGTTAAAAAACATAAAATTATTGAAACAACTGAGATCATGTTGCAGATGGTAGCCGCTGGTCGAGGTGTTTGTGCCTTACCGGGCTGGTTAGTCGACGAATACTCAAAAACAATGCCAATCAAGAGCTTAGGTTTTGGAGAGCAAGGCATTAGTAAGCAAATATTTATCGGTATCCGAAAGGACGAACAGCAAGTTGACTATTTAAATGATTTTATTACGCAAGCTAAAAAAACAAAGTGA
- a CDS encoding NAD(P)H-dependent oxidoreductase, translating into MTHPIIADLTKRYTTKKYDPSKRISQADLEVIYEAIRLSASSINSQPWKFIVIESDEAKQRMHDTFANKFQFNQPHVKTASHIILFAHNPKYTREDYAKVVDKGIDDERTKPEGRESAFGGFAFVDLNTDENGNNAAWTKSQTYLALGNTLHTLARLGIDSTPMEGVDSELIGEIFAEELEGYVCEVALVMGYRDSETDYNFPLPKSRLAKEAVIKVL; encoded by the coding sequence ATGACACATCCAATTATTGCCGATTTAACAAAACGTTATACTACTAAGAAATACGACCCATCAAAGCGAATTTCTCAAGCAGATTTAGAGGTGATTTACGAAGCGATCAGACTTTCAGCTTCTTCAATAAACTCTCAACCTTGGAAATTTATTGTGATTGAAAGTGATGAAGCTAAACAGCGCATGCATGATACTTTTGCGAATAAATTTCAGTTTAATCAACCGCATGTTAAAACAGCGTCACATATTATTTTATTTGCTCATAACCCTAAATATACTCGTGAAGATTATGCAAAAGTAGTCGATAAAGGAATTGATGACGAACGAACTAAACCAGAAGGTCGTGAAAGTGCCTTTGGTGGCTTTGCTTTTGTTGATTTAAATACCGATGAAAATGGTAATAATGCAGCATGGACTAAATCGCAAACCTATTTGGCATTAGGCAATACATTACATACATTGGCACGACTTGGTATTGATTCAACGCCAATGGAAGGTGTTGATAGCGAGCTTATTGGTGAAATTTTTGCCGAAGAACTAGAGGGTTATGTTTGTGAGGTAGCTTTAGTTATGGGTTATCGCGATTCTGAAACAGATTATAACTTCCCTTTACCTAAATCACGTTTGGCAAAAGAAGCGGTTATTAAAGTTTTATAA
- a CDS encoding efflux RND transporter periplasmic adaptor subunit, which translates to MKKNIKKTLLLVLFIAVIIAGAGYKYSLSQQVQTVFITDSVTRGNIESVVLTNGVLYPSKLVSVGAQISGLIEKIGVQLGDEIKQGDFIAQIDNLTQKNALKEAEALLKSIDAQLRAKQAQIKVATAEFTRSKKMVATSASSQSDYDTAESVLAVYRAELDQLSAEKEKSIISVDNAQVNLGYTLIESPINGTVIYVSVEEGQTVNNNQGTPSIIELAQLDVMTIKAQVSEADIINVSAGQKVYFTILGATGKKYYGVLRAIEPGPTLLSGDDSSLKIGDDEAIYYNALFDVENPDKLLRFGMTTQVSIILEKAENALLVPSQVLVKRSGLKASYQVLVKNGDQAEYRNVDVGINNKIYAQILSGLNEGDEIVISQSSGLDGTTSSNGIASSMAGLAGGSTRGQGGPGAGRGL; encoded by the coding sequence ATGAAAAAAAACATTAAAAAGACCTTACTATTAGTCCTTTTTATCGCCGTTATCATCGCAGGTGCAGGCTACAAATACAGCTTGTCACAGCAGGTACAAACGGTATTTATCACCGATAGTGTTACGCGAGGCAATATTGAGAGTGTGGTACTCACAAACGGTGTGTTATATCCGTCTAAATTGGTCAGTGTTGGTGCTCAAATTTCAGGGCTGATTGAAAAAATTGGTGTTCAGTTGGGCGATGAAATTAAGCAAGGTGATTTTATTGCTCAAATCGATAATTTGACCCAAAAAAATGCTTTAAAAGAAGCCGAAGCTTTACTCAAGAGTATTGATGCTCAGTTACGGGCAAAACAAGCTCAAATTAAAGTGGCGACAGCTGAGTTTACGCGAAGCAAAAAGATGGTGGCGACTAGCGCGAGTTCACAATCGGACTATGACACGGCTGAATCTGTACTGGCAGTTTATCGAGCAGAGCTAGATCAATTAAGTGCTGAGAAAGAGAAATCTATTATCAGTGTCGATAATGCTCAGGTTAATTTAGGTTACACCCTTATTGAGTCGCCTATCAACGGCACAGTCATCTATGTTTCGGTGGAAGAAGGACAGACGGTCAATAACAATCAAGGTACGCCGAGTATTATTGAACTAGCACAGCTTGATGTTATGACCATTAAGGCGCAGGTTTCTGAAGCCGATATTATAAACGTTAGTGCAGGGCAAAAAGTTTATTTCACTATTTTGGGTGCAACAGGCAAGAAATATTACGGTGTTTTACGCGCCATTGAGCCAGGCCCAACATTACTTAGCGGTGACGATAGCTCGTTGAAAATTGGTGACGATGAAGCGATTTATTACAATGCGCTGTTTGATGTTGAAAACCCAGATAAGTTATTGCGCTTTGGCATGACAACACAAGTTTCTATTATTCTTGAAAAAGCAGAAAACGCCTTACTGGTACCATCACAGGTGTTAGTTAAAAGATCTGGCCTAAAGGCTTCTTATCAGGTGCTAGTAAAAAATGGCGACCAAGCTGAATATCGAAATGTCGACGTTGGCATTAATAATAAAATATACGCACAGATATTATCAGGGCTGAACGAAGGTGATGAGATAGTGATTAGTCAGTCTTCAGGTCTTGACGGAACGACTTCCTCTAACGGTATAGCCAGCTCAATGGCGGGATTAGCAGGTGGCAGTACGCGCGGACAAGGTGGACCGGGCGCAGGTAGGGGATTATAA
- a CDS encoding B12-binding domain-containing radical SAM protein: protein MAEQTYHSDLSVTQIPHIEAVTADAIKPDSNILSTKVSHEIDKTAPKIVLATLNARYFHTSFGLRYLYANLKELQPFCEIKEFIIQTRAIDIVEQILASKPDIVGFGVYIWNIVETTDVVSLLKVIAPEIKIVLGGPEVSYETEQQSIVASADYVLTGPADLSFYQLCKDIINDTPLDRKILNSKPVELNELASPYQYYTDEDLTHRLLYVEASRGCPFKCEFCLSSLDKTSVPFEIVLFLEQMEILYNRGARNFKFIDRTFNLNINTTMQIMQFFLDRMTDDLYLHFEVVPDHLPRKLKELLAQFPEGSLQFEIGIQTFNTQVQKNISRKQNNAKSKENLIWLKDNTSAHIHADLIFGLPGETFETFKDSFNQLYHCRPHEIQMGILKRLKGSPIIRHTEAFDLRFNPLPPFNILSTDRVSFATMQRINRFARYWDMIGNSGRFKYSLPHILSDEPFDDFMAITEWIFNKTGQIHKINLKKLFELISQAVEALYPEKHEIVLEKIEQDYEAAKLKSLFSSLSLYAVPQAAATVKNKSLQRQQRHMS, encoded by the coding sequence ATGGCAGAGCAAACATATCATTCCGATCTCAGCGTTACGCAAATTCCTCACATTGAAGCTGTTACTGCTGACGCTATAAAGCCAGATTCCAATATACTGAGTACAAAGGTGAGTCACGAAATAGATAAAACGGCACCTAAAATAGTGCTTGCGACCCTTAACGCACGATACTTTCATACCAGTTTTGGTTTACGTTATCTTTACGCTAATTTAAAAGAGTTACAGCCGTTTTGTGAAATAAAAGAATTCATAATTCAAACGCGTGCCATTGATATTGTTGAACAAATTCTTGCGTCAAAACCCGACATTGTTGGTTTTGGGGTTTATATTTGGAATATTGTTGAAACCACCGATGTGGTGAGTTTATTAAAAGTGATCGCGCCTGAAATTAAGATCGTTTTAGGTGGCCCAGAAGTGAGCTATGAAACTGAGCAACAATCGATAGTTGCCAGTGCCGATTATGTGTTGACCGGACCTGCAGATTTAAGTTTTTATCAACTGTGTAAAGATATTATAAATGATACGCCACTAGACAGAAAAATTCTCAATTCAAAACCGGTTGAATTAAATGAGTTAGCATCGCCTTATCAGTATTATACCGACGAAGACTTAACTCATCGTCTGCTGTATGTCGAAGCTTCGCGTGGTTGCCCTTTTAAATGTGAATTTTGTTTATCGTCCTTAGATAAAACCTCGGTGCCATTCGAGATCGTGTTATTTCTTGAGCAAATGGAAATTTTATATAACCGTGGCGCGCGTAACTTTAAATTTATCGATAGAACATTTAATTTAAACATTAATACCACCATGCAAATCATGCAGTTTTTCTTAGACCGAATGACTGACGATCTTTATCTACATTTTGAAGTGGTGCCAGATCATCTGCCAAGAAAGTTAAAAGAGTTGTTAGCACAGTTCCCTGAGGGCAGCTTACAATTTGAAATTGGCATACAAACCTTTAACACTCAAGTTCAAAAAAATATTAGTCGCAAACAAAATAACGCTAAATCGAAAGAGAATTTGATTTGGTTAAAAGATAATACCTCAGCGCATATTCACGCCGATCTTATTTTTGGTTTACCTGGCGAAACGTTTGAAACTTTTAAAGATAGCTTCAACCAACTTTACCACTGCAGGCCGCATGAAATTCAAATGGGGATATTAAAGCGTTTGAAAGGCAGTCCAATTATTCGCCATACAGAAGCGTTCGACTTACGATTTAATCCTTTACCGCCGTTTAATATATTAAGTACTGATAGAGTCAGCTTTGCCACCATGCAACGTATTAATCGTTTTGCTCGTTATTGGGATATGATTGGTAATTCAGGGCGTTTTAAATATTCTTTACCGCACATATTATCCGATGAGCCGTTTGATGATTTTATGGCGATCACCGAATGGATATTTAACAAAACAGGGCAGATACATAAAATTAACCTTAAAAAATTATTTGAGCTAATTTCACAAGCCGTTGAAGCTTTGTACCCAGAAAAACATGAGATTGTACTTGAAAAAATAGAACAAGATTATGAAGCCGCCAAATTGAAAAGCTTGTTTAGTAGCTTAAGCCTTTATGCTGTGCCGCAAGCAGCAGCAACAGTGAAAAATAAATCATTGCAGCGCCAACAACGTCATATGAGTTAA